GCCGTGTCCTGGTCGTCGACGACGACCCCGCCCTGTCCGAGATGCTCGGCATCGTCCTGCGGGGCGAGGGCCTGGAGGCGGTGTTCTGCGCCGACGGGGCCAGGGCGCTGGAGGAGTTCCGCGCCCGCAAGCCCGACGTCGTCCTCCTCGACGTCATGCTGCCCGGGGTCGACGGCATCACCGTGGCGCAGCAGATCCGGGCGGAGTCCGGCACCCCGATCGTCATGCTGACGGCGAAGTCGGACACGGTCGACGTCGTGCTGGGCCTGGAGTCCGGCGCCGACGACTACGTGGTCAAACCGTTCAAGCCCAAGGAGCTGGTCGCCCGCGTGCGGGCGCGGCTGCGCCGCAGCGACGCCGTCGCGCCCGAGGTGCTGCGCATCGGGGACCTCGTGGTCGACGTG
This genomic interval from Aquipuribacter sp. SD81 contains the following:
- the mtrA gene encoding MtrAB system response regulator MtrA, whose amino-acid sequence is MRGRVLVVDDDPALSEMLGIVLRGEGLEAVFCADGARALEEFRARKPDVVLLDVMLPGVDGITVAQQIRAESGTPIVMLTAKSDTVDVVLGLESGADDYVVKPFKPKELVARVRARLRRSDAVAPEVLRIGDLVVDVPGHSVERAGEPVALTPLEFDLLVALARKPWQVFTREALLEQVWGYQHAADTRLVNVHVQRLRAKIERDPENPRFVLTVRGVGYRAGTPDVEEPAR